From Bombina bombina isolate aBomBom1 chromosome 1, aBomBom1.pri, whole genome shotgun sequence:
GTTGCTGCAACGCAAGCACTAGCTGAAGAAAGAAGAAGCCAAAGTGGAAGTAGCCCAATACCCGGTTCTTCTGCCATAAATACAAAGACTACTAAGCCAGGTAATTCTCTTTATAACAATAGAATCTTTTTAGTAAATGATACATCACGTATGTTTATTTATACTCTTCCGATTTTATAGTAATTGATGGTTCAGCTTTAAGAACAGATGAAAGGCAGAGGTTAGCTCGGGAACGCAGAGAAGAGCGTGAGAAGCTAAATGGTAGGTTAATACCTGTCTAGGTATTTGTTAACTTTACCATTGTCTAGGTTTATGCTTGGTTAGTGCTGTCATTAGTCCTACAAATTGCACTGCTCTTCTCAAACACTTCTGCTTTCCTTTGGTTTGTATAAGTTATGCACAGTGCATGTCCTTACACTTATTTTGTGTTACTTGTCTTTTGCTGTAGAGACATCTTTATGCACtccctgaaagttttttttaacttttttttatttcttattttaaattGAATGTAGCTGCCAGAGATTCTCAAATAATTGcaagagagaaaaaagcaaaactCCAGTATGAAAAAcaaatggaagataaacttagaaaactGGAGGAACAAAAGCAAAAGGATGAACAGAAGAGGATAGCGGTTTcagaaaaaaggaaacagaaaattcttGAAGAAAAGGttctatattttcttttatatatttatgaaATCTTAGGAGCTGATGTGAATAAAACAACTGATGACCATTTGTTATCTCTGATTAATGTGACATCACTTCCTACCACAGCTGTGTAACCCTATATACCATATTTATTTCCCTATTGGTCAAGTTATATAGTCTTGCAATCGCCTCTTGGTTATATAatttttgtatacatttgtttGCCTTTGTTGATTTTGTTTGTTAACAATATAGTTCAAAGTGTTCAATACATGCTTCAACTACAGTTAACAATTGTGTGCATGCTGCCTATATAAGACACTCATAGTTAATTCTCACACCAAAATAATCAGCGCTAAAATGGAAAcggagatcaaataaaaaacacaaaaaatttaaaaagtaccTAGCAGCACTTAGTAACAACGGTGTCTGATAAACAATACGCCAATATAAAAGAATAAGTGCTTATATTATacaatatgcaaaacagaatgcaGTACATATAAGGGTTAAAAAACCCCAGCAATCTTATTAGACCGCTATTGTCAAGTGTATAGTCACCAACTGAGAAATTCTGACTGTATATG
This genomic window contains:
- the MAP7D3 gene encoding MAP7 domain-containing protein 3, encoding MPQQAVAATQALAEERRSQSGSSPIPGSSAINTKTTKPVIDGSALRTDERQRLARERREEREKLNAARDSQIIAREKKAKLQYEKQMEDKLRKLEEQKQKDEQKRIAVSEKRKQKILEEKERREANVRQTIEKSSQLEQRQKRWSWSGSETDCNSASKHSTSTTNLKQTEIGISKRFSSSSATLQSSSRQGKPLRIYLKLSYKFQLLLLQNMLKNLKTANTQITGLF